Proteins found in one Streptomyces sp. CB09001 genomic segment:
- a CDS encoding SGNH/GDSL hydrolase family protein gives MGRGTDQRTRYGGRRARAALAVLTAAVLGVGAAGCDAAGGDSPAPSGSASKRPKPAPAWDTSPASVAAVGDSITRGFDACAVLSDCPEVSWATGSSAEVDSLAVRLLGKADAAEHSWNYAVTGARMADLTAQVTRAARREPQLVAVMAGANDACRSTTSAMTPVADFRAQFEEAMTTLRKRLPKAQVYVSSIPDLKRLWSQGRTNPLGKQVWKLGLCPSMLGDADSLDSAATLRRNTVRDRVADYNEVLREVCAKDRRCRTDDGAVHEFRFGTDQLSHWDWFHPSVDGQARLAEIAYRAVTAKSP, from the coding sequence ATGGGTCGAGGGACCGACCAGCGGACGCGGTACGGCGGTCGCCGGGCGCGTGCCGCGCTCGCCGTCCTGACCGCCGCCGTCCTGGGCGTGGGCGCCGCGGGCTGCGACGCGGCGGGCGGCGACTCCCCCGCCCCCTCCGGCAGCGCGTCGAAGCGGCCGAAGCCTGCCCCGGCATGGGACACGAGCCCGGCGTCGGTCGCCGCCGTGGGCGACTCCATCACCCGCGGTTTCGACGCCTGTGCGGTGCTGTCCGACTGCCCGGAGGTGTCGTGGGCGACCGGCAGCAGTGCCGAGGTCGACTCGCTGGCCGTACGGCTGCTGGGGAAGGCGGACGCGGCCGAGCACAGCTGGAACTACGCGGTCACCGGGGCCCGGATGGCGGATCTGACCGCCCAGGTGACGCGGGCGGCGCGGCGCGAGCCGCAGTTGGTGGCGGTGATGGCCGGGGCGAACGACGCGTGCCGGTCCACGACCTCGGCGATGACACCGGTGGCGGACTTCCGGGCGCAGTTCGAGGAGGCGATGACCACCCTGCGCAAGAGGCTCCCGAAGGCGCAGGTGTACGTGTCGAGCATCCCGGACCTCAAGCGGCTCTGGTCCCAGGGCCGCACCAATCCGCTGGGCAAGCAGGTGTGGAAGCTCGGCCTGTGCCCGTCGATGCTGGGCGACGCGGACTCCCTGGACTCGGCGGCGACCCTGCGGCGCAACACGGTGCGCGACCGGGTGGCGGACTACAACGAGGTGCTGCGGGAGGTCTGCGCGAAGGACCGGCGGTGCCGCACCGACGACGGTGCGGTGCACGAGTTCCGGTTCGGCACGGACCAGTTGAGCCACTGGGACTGGTTCCACCCGAGTGTGGACGGTCAGGCGCGGCTGGCGGAGATCGCCTATCGCGCGGTCACCGCGAAGAGTCCCTGA
- a CDS encoding aldose epimerase family protein, whose amino-acid sequence MSELFGTLSDGTPVHRWTLERAGVRVRVLSYGGIVQSAEVPDRDGNTADVVLGFADLDGYVAHPEPYFGALVGRYANRIAGGRFPLDGRTYAVALNEGANSLHGGGRGFDKRVWDVRAVTEGVRLSRVSPHGEEGFPGRLEMSTTYTLDESGALRIVYEAVTDAPTVLNPTNHSYFNLSGSGHAGGHELRLAASRITPVDAGLIPTGALDDVTDTRFDFRRARKVGSGYDHNFVLDKGVTGAAEEVAELYDPASGRVLTVATTEPGLQLYTADHLGEPFAPGDGIALETQHFPDSPNRPDFPSTVLRPGEVFRSETVYGFSVRP is encoded by the coding sequence ATGAGCGAACTCTTCGGCACACTTTCCGACGGCACTCCCGTACACCGCTGGACCCTGGAGCGGGCCGGCGTACGGGTGCGGGTCCTGTCGTACGGAGGGATCGTGCAGTCGGCCGAGGTTCCGGACCGGGACGGGAACACCGCCGACGTGGTTCTGGGGTTCGCGGACCTCGACGGCTACGTGGCGCACCCGGAGCCCTACTTCGGCGCGCTGGTCGGGCGGTACGCCAACCGGATCGCGGGCGGGCGCTTCCCGCTGGACGGGCGGACGTACGCGGTGGCGCTCAACGAGGGGGCCAACTCGCTGCACGGCGGCGGCCGCGGCTTCGACAAGCGCGTGTGGGACGTGCGGGCGGTCACCGAGGGCGTCCGCCTGAGCCGGGTCTCGCCGCACGGCGAGGAGGGTTTCCCGGGGCGCCTGGAGATGTCAACGACGTACACGCTGGACGAGTCGGGCGCGCTGCGGATCGTGTACGAGGCGGTCACGGACGCGCCGACCGTGCTGAACCCGACGAACCACAGCTACTTCAACCTGAGCGGCTCCGGGCACGCGGGCGGGCACGAACTGCGGCTGGCCGCCTCCCGGATCACGCCGGTCGACGCCGGGCTGATCCCGACGGGCGCCCTCGACGACGTGACGGACACCCGCTTCGACTTCCGGCGGGCGCGCAAGGTCGGCTCGGGCTACGACCACAACTTCGTCCTGGACAAGGGCGTGACCGGCGCCGCCGAGGAGGTCGCCGAGCTGTACGACCCGGCGTCGGGGCGGGTGCTCACGGTGGCGACGACCGAGCCGGGACTCCAGCTGTACACCGCCGACCACCTGGGCGAGCCCTTCGCCCCCGGGGACGGGATCGCGCTGGAGACCCAGCACTTCCCCGACTCCCCGAACCGGCCCGACTTCCCGAGCACGGTCCTGCGGCCGGGCGAGGTGTTCCGCTCGGAGACGGTGTACGGCTTCTCGGTACGCCCGTAG
- a CDS encoding beta-ketoacyl-[acyl-carrier-protein] synthase family protein: MSSTNRTVVVTGIGATTPLGGDAASTWEGLVAGRSGAKPLEQEWAADQAVRIAAPAAVDPSEIIPRPQARRLDRSAQFALIAAQEAWKDAGYVGKAGESPAEDGAAHVDPDRLGAVIASGIGGVTTLLDQYDVLKEKGVRRVSPHTVPMLMPNGPSANVGLAVGARAGVHTPVSACASGAEAIGYAIEMIRTGRADVVVAGGTEAAIHPLPIAAFGNMMAMSKNNDDPQGASRPFDTGRDGFVLGEGAGVVVLESAEHAAARGARVYAEAVGQGISADSHDIVQPEPEGRGISAALQNLLDHNDLDPAEIVHVNAHATSTPAGDIAELKALRKVLGDDVDHMAVSATKSMTGHLLGGAGGVESVATVLALYHRVAPPTINVENLDPEAEANADIVRGEARKLPVEGRIAALNDSFGFGGHNVVLAFRSV; the protein is encoded by the coding sequence GTGAGCTCGACCAATCGCACCGTGGTCGTCACCGGTATCGGCGCAACCACACCGCTGGGTGGCGACGCAGCCTCGACCTGGGAGGGCCTGGTCGCCGGCAGGTCCGGCGCCAAGCCCCTGGAGCAGGAGTGGGCCGCCGACCAGGCGGTCCGCATCGCCGCGCCGGCCGCCGTCGACCCCTCCGAGATCATCCCGCGGCCGCAGGCCCGCCGCCTGGACCGCTCGGCGCAGTTCGCGCTGATCGCGGCGCAGGAGGCCTGGAAGGACGCCGGGTACGTCGGCAAGGCGGGCGAGAGCCCCGCGGAGGACGGCGCGGCCCACGTCGACCCGGACCGGCTCGGTGCGGTCATCGCCTCCGGCATCGGCGGTGTGACCACGCTGCTCGACCAGTACGACGTGCTGAAGGAGAAGGGCGTCCGCCGCGTCTCCCCGCACACCGTCCCCATGCTGATGCCGAACGGCCCCTCGGCCAACGTGGGCCTGGCCGTGGGCGCCCGCGCGGGCGTGCACACGCCGGTCTCCGCCTGCGCCTCGGGCGCCGAGGCCATCGGCTACGCCATCGAGATGATCCGCACCGGCCGCGCCGACGTCGTCGTCGCGGGTGGCACGGAGGCGGCGATCCACCCGCTGCCCATCGCCGCGTTCGGCAACATGATGGCGATGTCCAAGAACAACGACGACCCGCAGGGTGCCTCGCGCCCCTTCGACACGGGCCGCGACGGCTTCGTCCTCGGCGAGGGCGCCGGCGTCGTCGTCCTGGAGTCCGCCGAGCACGCCGCCGCGCGCGGTGCCCGCGTCTACGCTGAGGCGGTCGGCCAGGGCATCTCCGCCGACAGCCACGACATCGTGCAGCCGGAGCCGGAGGGCCGCGGCATCTCCGCCGCCCTGCAGAACCTGCTGGACCACAACGACCTGGACCCGGCCGAGATCGTGCACGTCAACGCGCACGCCACCTCGACGCCGGCCGGCGACATCGCCGAGCTGAAGGCGCTGCGCAAGGTCCTGGGCGACGACGTCGACCACATGGCGGTCTCCGCCACGAAGTCGATGACCGGTCACCTGCTCGGTGGCGCGGGCGGCGTGGAGTCCGTGGCGACCGTGCTCGCCCTGTACCACCGGGTGGCACCGCCGACCATCAACGTCGAGAACCTCGACCCGGAGGCCGAGGCCAACGCGGACATCGTCCGCGGCGAGGCCCGCAAGCTGCCGGTCGAGGGCCGCATCGCCGCGCTGAACGACTCGTTCGGCTTCGGCGGGCACAACGTGGTGCTCGCGTTCCGGTCGGTCTGA
- a CDS encoding DUF3145 domain-containing protein, with protein sequence MTTRGVLYVHSAPRALCPHVEWAVAGVLGTRVGLDWIRQPAAPGTWRSEFSWQGQAGIASKLASALRGWQLLRFEVTAEPAAGAEGERYSCTPDLGIFHAVTGIHGDIMIPEDRLRAALIRSQRGETDLESDIAKLLGKPWDDELEPFRHAGEGAPVRWLHQVV encoded by the coding sequence GTGACGACACGTGGAGTCCTGTACGTGCACTCCGCGCCGCGCGCGCTCTGCCCGCACGTCGAGTGGGCCGTCGCCGGGGTGCTCGGCACGCGCGTCGGCCTGGACTGGATCCGGCAGCCCGCCGCGCCCGGCACCTGGCGCTCGGAGTTCTCCTGGCAGGGGCAGGCCGGCATCGCCTCCAAGCTCGCCTCCGCGCTGCGCGGCTGGCAGCTGCTGCGCTTCGAGGTCACCGCGGAGCCCGCCGCGGGCGCCGAGGGCGAGCGCTACAGCTGCACCCCCGACCTCGGCATCTTCCACGCCGTCACCGGCATCCACGGCGACATCATGATCCCCGAGGACCGGCTGCGCGCCGCCCTGATCCGCTCCCAGCGCGGCGAGACGGACCTGGAGTCGGACATCGCCAAGCTCCTCGGCAAGCCCTGGGACGACGAACTGGAGCCCTTCCGCCACGCCGGCGAGGGTGCCCCGGTCCGCTGGCTGCACCAGGTGGTGTGA
- a CDS encoding pyroglutamyl peptidase → MRPIRVRIGVLGLALVAGLAAPTTATAAPRAGGAAPAPTVEERRLDGEVPREILRRSGFAAVAPAFARGLGRADSYREARALVAREGGALWRRAVDRVQGRGPARGDLSRDDDRPLYWARLGMTRELRTWEPGFELGGRQRAALLAELERTSRGQADLRLPGGHQHGHGKGVRRVLLTGFDPFTLDRDIRISNPSGAVALALDGTVIDTPDGPARVETAVFPVRWADFAKGTVERALRPYLPRVDLFTTVSQGRVGRFDVERTNGAWRGGFPDNDNVSRTETVPVADPASQPQWTTTTLPYAAVTAADTGRFPVYDNTSVTEIPAGGSEAVVRPDGPTPGSTAREGGGGNYLSNEIAYRATLLRDRLGLHGTLPGGHVHTPVLQFGTGNTDPATGAVTDPQFVRNRLDIVAQTRAIVAVAVSAPGSDRG, encoded by the coding sequence TTGAGACCCATACGTGTTCGGATCGGTGTACTCGGACTGGCCCTGGTGGCGGGGCTCGCGGCCCCCACGACGGCGACGGCGGCACCCCGGGCGGGCGGCGCCGCCCCCGCACCGACGGTGGAGGAGCGGCGGCTGGACGGGGAGGTGCCCCGGGAGATCCTGCGCCGCTCCGGCTTCGCCGCCGTGGCACCGGCCTTCGCCCGGGGGCTCGGGCGCGCGGACTCCTACCGCGAGGCGCGTGCCCTCGTGGCGCGCGAGGGCGGGGCGCTGTGGCGGCGGGCGGTGGACCGGGTGCAGGGGCGCGGTCCGGCCCGCGGGGACCTCAGCCGGGACGACGACCGCCCGCTGTACTGGGCACGGCTCGGGATGACGCGGGAGCTGCGCACCTGGGAGCCCGGGTTCGAGCTGGGCGGGCGGCAGCGGGCCGCGCTGCTGGCGGAGCTGGAGCGCACCTCGCGCGGCCAGGCCGACCTCCGCCTGCCGGGCGGCCACCAGCACGGGCACGGCAAGGGGGTCAGGCGGGTGCTGCTCACCGGCTTCGACCCCTTCACGCTGGACCGGGACATCCGGATCTCCAACCCCTCCGGCGCCGTCGCGCTCGCCCTGGACGGCACGGTGATCGACACCCCGGACGGTCCCGCCCGGGTGGAGACGGCCGTGTTCCCGGTGCGCTGGGCGGACTTCGCCAAGGGGACGGTGGAGCGGGCGCTGCGGCCGTACCTGCCGCGGGTGGACCTGTTCACCACGGTGAGCCAGGGCCGGGTCGGGCGGTTCGACGTGGAGCGGACCAACGGGGCCTGGCGGGGCGGCTTCCCGGACAACGACAACGTCTCCCGCACGGAGACGGTCCCGGTGGCCGACCCGGCCTCGCAGCCGCAGTGGACGACGACCACGTTGCCGTACGCGGCGGTCACGGCGGCGGACACCGGCCGCTTCCCCGTGTACGACAACACGAGCGTGACGGAGATCCCGGCGGGAGGCTCCGAGGCGGTCGTACGGCCGGACGGGCCCACGCCCGGGTCGACGGCCCGGGAGGGGGGCGGCGGGAACTACCTCTCCAACGAGATCGCCTACCGCGCGACGCTGCTGCGGGACCGGCTCGGGCTGCACGGCACACTGCCGGGCGGGCACGTGCACACGCCGGTGCTTCAGTTCGGGACCGGGAACACCGATCCGGCGACGGGGGCGGTCACCGACCCGCAGTTCGTGCGCAACCGGCTGGACATCGTGGCGCAGACGCGGGCGATCGTGGCCGTGGCGGTCAGTGCCCCGGGGTCTGACCGGGGCTGA